The Pseudomonas azotoformans genome has a segment encoding these proteins:
- a CDS encoding DUF1456 family protein, with the protein MIHNDVLRSVRYMLDISDNKMVEIIKLGGMDVTKDDLLTYLKKDEEEGFVFCPDEVMAHFLDGLVIFKRGKDESRPPQPIETPVTNNIILKKLRVAFELKEDDMHAILKAAEFPVSKPELSALFRKFGHTNYRTCGDQLLRNFLKGLTLRVRA; encoded by the coding sequence ATCAGCGACAACAAGATGGTCGAGATCATCAAGCTCGGCGGCATGGACGTGACCAAGGACGACCTGCTGACCTACCTCAAGAAAGACGAGGAAGAAGGCTTCGTGTTCTGCCCGGATGAAGTCATGGCGCACTTCCTCGACGGCTTGGTGATCTTCAAGCGCGGCAAGGACGAAAGCCGTCCGCCGCAGCCGATCGAGACCCCGGTGACCAACAACATCATCCTCAAGAAGCTGCGCGTGGCCTTCGAGCTGAAAGAAGACGACATGCACGCCATCCTCAAGGCCGCCGAGTTCCCGGTGTCCAAGCCTGAGCTGAGCGCACTGTTCCGCAAGTTCGGCCACACCAACTACCGCACCTGCGGCGATCAGTTGCTGCGCAACTTCCTCAAGGGCCTGACGCTGCGCGTCAGAGCTTAA